From a single Miscanthus floridulus cultivar M001 chromosome 8, ASM1932011v1, whole genome shotgun sequence genomic region:
- the LOC136476924 gene encoding uncharacterized protein — translation MPEPQAILPLRALPPDAPLPFPVPAPFHPQTPGPGPGGTAPATPPKPTPPQPQTPAAPPSSSSTRPPHPWEIAARAWLESFPDGRPPTEPEVDAYIDVHRPELPSLPRSQLHQRLLALRGDQVLDADQSAFPYRFQRTDLWKPVYQWLESLELDSLVATQQISDWLTSNPKIMDRLVEKHSKYHLIHYTQRMHLKMLKKKGKLPKTLQLSAARATVRPIAAAVTPEENIVPLQKTIPLVTGRFPSVSACKQQSGTAGRFQGGNATLRDKKTSLSKKKEALLKYELLTDLQNQLTAVLLKQCRTVAIKETDSSYVEFPNQETNMSIQGVTTANASAPSEAKKVFINEQSVSGGAPESEPGHKRKRNPIIVTPAWCYSEASAETLKNEPNPSSNSDGSRNFNIWKGHANPLVSHRDIKKNILFCLEGRETGVSCSQAASYGGYAGRNCERWTPFLEGWNSPAVQFEGPAVHVVRKSYLSWCPTSCAYTSSAPSAQPHGRQGIRKVLDVKFHPEGLPQLVSSSNEAPNELLLFNLLSGRAIQLRGHNTKIQSIAFAVKGASVVSCASNLLKVWDCITGSCLYTLGGDDQNSVGHTQKINAMAVNKWQSCLVVTSGAKGDGKLLLWNALRGELASDLNSNLRSQDMIYPSVDTMEFYSENHLACGSDCDYGGSAVVQLWDIDSPESYLSFSASDSYITSLKVNPAGNTLITGSGDGTIGLFDIRTCSAVSHLSVGSGCEVTSVSFSNCGTYFSASSTSNNTLVWDTRLVPINQSKDVSRSRDMRFFRPLHCFSHGSQMPTAEYTSQLPGHVDEGDQGVNATQWLHNEPVLVTVSGDGSVGMWDVTLGQPCVRHIVAHTRCANAVSVAPNDEYLCTGGSDQKVVLYHNRSGRTHLNWRLSHPLQGND, via the exons atGCCGGAGCCGCAGGCCATCCTCCCGCTCCGCGCGCTCCCGCCGGACGCGCCGCTGCCCTTCCCCGTCCCCGCGCCGTTCCACCCACAAACCCCTGGCCCCGGCCCCGGCGGGACCGCCCCGGCCACGCCCCCGAAGCCGACCCCTCCGCAACCGCAAACCCCCGCCGCGCCGCCTTCCTCCTCTTCGACGCGGCCGCCGCACCCATGGGAGATCGCCGCGCGAGCCTGGCTAGAGTCCTTCCCCGACGGACGGCCGCCCACCGAGCCCGAGGTCGACGCCTACATCGACGTGCACCGCCCCGAGCTCCCCTCCCTTCCCCGCTCCCAGCTACACCAGCGCCTCCTCGCTCTCCGCGGCGACCAG GTTTTAGATGCAGACCAGAGCGCATTCCCGTACAGGTTCCAGCGAACTGATCTATGGAAGCCTGTGTACCAGTGGTTGGAATCTCTTGAGCTGGACTCACTAGTTGCTACACAGCAGATATCAGACTGGCTTACATCGAACCCAAAGATAATGGACAGGTTGGTTGAGAAACATTCAAAATATCATTTGATTCACTACACCCAGAGGATGCACTTGAAGATGCTAAAAAAGAAGGGAAAGTTGCCAAAG ACTCTGCAACTTTCTGCGGCTAGAGCCACAGTTCGACCAATTGCTGCTGCAGTCACTCCAGAAGAAAACATTGTGCCATTACAGAAAACTATACCTCTAGTGACAG GTAGATTTCCCAGTGTCAGTGCATGCAAACAACAAAGCGGTACTGCAGGCAGATTTCAAGGTGGAAATGCAACTCTAAGGGATAAGAAGACGTCATTGTCCAAAAAGAAAGAAGCTTTGCTCAAATATGAACT TTTGACAGACTTGCAGAACCAATTGACTGCTGTGCTGTTAAAGCAATGTCGTACTGTTGCCATTAAAGAAACAGATTCATCATATGTGGAATTTCCAAATCAAGAGACTAACATGAGTATACAAGGGGTTACTACTGCAAATGCTTCAGCCCCTTCTGAGGCAAAGAAGGTGTTTATCAATGAACAGTCAGTTTCCGGAGGAGCCCCAGAAAGTGAACCTGGGCATAAGAGGAAGAGAAACCCTATCATCGTTACACCTGCATGGTGTTATAGTGAAGCATCAGCAG AAACCTTGAAGAATGAACCAAATCCTAGCTCAAATAGTGATGGTTCAAGAAATTTCAATATTTGGAAAGGACATGCTAATCCACTAGTTTCACATAGAGATATTAAGAAAAATATATTATTCTGTCTTGAGGGACGTGAAACTGGTGTCAGCTGCTCTCAAGCTGCTTCTTATGGAGGTTATGCTGGACGAAATTGTGAAAGATGGACTCCATTTCTTGAAG GATGGAATTCACCTGCAGTCCAGTTTGAAGGGCCTGCTGTACATGTTGTGAGAAAAAGTTACCTATCTTGGTGTCCAACTTCATGTGCTTATACGTCAAGTGCTCCTTCTGCTCAGCCTCATGGCAGG caaGGTATCCGCAAAGTTCTTGATGTAAAATTTCATCCAGAAGGGTTGCCTCAGCTTGTTTCTAGCTCTAATGAG GCACCCAATGAATTACTGCTTTTCAATCTTCTTTCTGGAAGGGCAATTCAGCTTAGAGGCCACAATACCAAG ATCCAGTCTATCGCGTTTGCAGTCAAAGGAGCAAGTGTAGTGTCTTGTGCTTCTAATTTATTAAAG GTATGGGACTGCATTACCGGCTCTTGCCTCTATACGCTGGGTGGTGATGACCAAAATTCAGTGGGGCATACTCAGAAAATAAATGCTATGGCAGTGAATAAATGGCAATCAT GTCTTGTTGTCACTAGTGGAGCAAAAGGTGACGGTAAGCTTCTACTATGGAATGCTTTAAGAGGTGAACTTGCTTCTGATCTAAATTCGAACTTGAG GTCCCAGGATATGATCTATCCCTCAGTTGATACAATGGAGTTCTATAGTGAGAATCATCTGGCATGTGGAAGCGATTGTGACTATGGTGGCTCAGCTGTGGTACAATTATGGGATATTGATTCTCCAGAGTCTTATTTATCTTTCTCTGCAAGTGACTCT TACATTACTTCCCTTAAAGTCAACCCTGCTGGCAACACTCTCATTACAG GTTCTGGTGATGGGACAATTGGCTTATTTGACATCCGTACTTGTTCTGCAGTTAGCCACTTGTCAGTGGGATCTGGTTGTGAG GTTACATCTGTTTCATTTAGCAACTGTGGCACCTATTTTTCTGCTTCTAGCACATCAAATAATACTTTGGTTTGGGACACAAGGCTTGTCCCAATAAATCAAAGCAAGGATGTTTCACGAAGCAGAGATATGCGATTTTTTCGGCCTTTACATTGCTTTAGCCATGGTAGTCAGATGCCTACTGCAGAATACACAAGTCAACTGCCAGG TCATGTTGATGAGGGTGATCAGGGGGTAAATGCCACACAGTGGCTGCATAACGAACCTGTACTTGTCACTGTAAGTGGTGATGGCAG TGTTGGAATGTGGGATGTTACTCTAGGTCAACCTTGTGTCAGACATATCGTCGCTCATACTCGATGTGCTAATGCG GTTTCTGTAGCCCCTAATGACGAATACCTCTGCACAGGAGGAAGTGATCAGAAAGTT GTTTTATATCATAATAGAAGTGGGCGTACACATCTTAATTGGCGTCTTTCACACCCTCTGCAAGGAAATGATTGA